One region of Luteolibacter yonseiensis genomic DNA includes:
- a CDS encoding FkbM family methyltransferase encodes MFDILWVKREYDSPLYGWLWSLTNKTYRTEGLEFGLPFQFMPMGFRSRFFFDCYELPERKLIRRHLAKDDRVLELGACVGVVSCMTNRLLSDPGAHLVVEANPRLIPILESNRATNACKFMIEHCLVSKTMDGTFFLQDFIVSGSANLATGKEVSVPVYSNDDLCAKHDFRPNVLIMDIEGGEIDFVSENEHRLPDFRLLIIEMHPFIVGADRIESCRSALRRMGFALKETEGLVEAWINERATASGTGRI; translated from the coding sequence ATGTTTGACATACTCTGGGTGAAACGAGAGTATGACAGCCCCCTCTACGGCTGGCTGTGGAGCCTGACAAACAAAACCTATCGCACGGAAGGACTCGAGTTCGGGCTCCCCTTCCAATTCATGCCGATGGGCTTCCGATCCCGCTTTTTCTTCGATTGCTACGAACTGCCGGAACGCAAATTGATCCGGCGGCATCTCGCCAAGGACGACCGGGTCCTCGAACTCGGAGCCTGCGTCGGCGTGGTTTCGTGCATGACCAACCGCCTGCTCTCGGATCCCGGAGCCCATCTGGTGGTGGAGGCGAATCCAAGGCTCATCCCGATCCTGGAAAGCAATCGTGCCACGAACGCCTGCAAGTTCATGATCGAACACTGTCTGGTCAGCAAGACGATGGACGGGACCTTCTTTCTTCAGGACTTCATCGTCAGCGGAAGCGCCAACCTCGCCACCGGCAAGGAAGTGAGTGTCCCTGTTTACTCCAACGACGACCTGTGCGCGAAGCATGATTTCCGGCCCAATGTCCTGATCATGGACATCGAAGGCGGCGAGATTGATTTCGTGTCGGAAAATGAACACCGCCTCCCGGATTTCCGCCTCCTGATAATCGAGATGCATCCTTTCATCGTCGGTGCCGACCGCATCGAATCATGCAGGAGCGCCCTCAGGAGGATGGGCTTCGCCCTGAAAGAAACCGAAGGACTTGTCGAGGCATGGATAAACGAACGTGCGACAGCCTCCGGAACCGGTCGAATTTAG
- a CDS encoding class I SAM-dependent methyltransferase translates to MSSAIKPLGRHPDFPECMVVSHGSEGFCQTSPYPTEEQLAAYYESEYREVRNEVPDQEYIRFMDHRAEIQMGYILETSGRSGFESALDIGCGAGRLLNKLGTRCGRVQGYEADKAMAGFALANRTGPHIDVINELFQPENSGIRTQLITMSHVLEHVPEPGTFLRRLHTHVLGSGGHLFVEVPNDPDHWVEKQIKWGIRGLAHINYFTETSLERCLTNSGYEIVSLRTCGLPLDRFIRQRKPKSLVARQLRKLSALLPARPQADAYRTSLSSRENIYLQAVAVAR, encoded by the coding sequence ATGAGTTCCGCAATCAAACCCCTCGGCCGTCATCCGGATTTTCCCGAGTGTATGGTGGTCAGCCACGGATCTGAAGGATTCTGCCAGACATCCCCCTATCCGACGGAGGAGCAGCTCGCAGCCTACTACGAAAGCGAATACCGCGAGGTCCGTAACGAAGTGCCGGATCAGGAATACATCCGCTTCATGGATCACCGGGCGGAAATACAGATGGGCTACATCCTTGAGACTTCGGGCAGATCCGGTTTTGAGAGCGCGCTTGACATAGGCTGCGGCGCCGGACGCCTGCTCAACAAGCTGGGAACCAGATGCGGACGGGTCCAAGGTTACGAAGCCGACAAGGCGATGGCGGGTTTCGCCCTGGCCAATCGGACGGGTCCCCATATTGATGTGATCAATGAACTCTTCCAGCCGGAAAACTCCGGCATCCGCACCCAACTGATCACCATGAGCCACGTTTTGGAACATGTTCCGGAGCCCGGCACCTTCCTGCGGCGGCTGCACACCCATGTCCTCGGTTCCGGAGGCCATCTCTTCGTCGAAGTTCCCAACGACCCGGATCATTGGGTGGAAAAACAGATCAAATGGGGGATCCGCGGGCTCGCACATATCAACTACTTCACGGAAACATCGCTTGAACGCTGCCTCACCAACAGCGGATACGAAATAGTCTCCCTGCGCACATGCGGCCTGCCTCTGGACCGCTTCATCCGCCAGCGCAAACCCAAGTCCCTGGTGGCCCGGCAGCTTCGGAAACTTTCCGCACTGCTGCCCGCCCGCCCGCAGGCGGACGCCTACCGGACATCCTTGTCTTCCCGAGAGAACATCTACCTTCAGGCGGTCGCAGTCGCCCGCTGA
- a CDS encoding ATP-binding protein encodes MNHSEIKPLHSLVPPSSAGVIWVLCCGLVDWLTGSELALSAFYLPGIILTAWYGGRKASLSLAFLAAGIWLAAELLGPKHYSRPFIVYWNSAIRLSIFCLTALLTSEVRIRRLTEAALQNQKEILTSILDSMRDGVVVADREGRIIVFNPAAGRLFGEISPGISAEDWVDGIEKGLLDPAAGSPHDRQLLRKSISGQHSGYGEIPLSRTNNAGNGIRLGLTALPLLGKNADRTGTVLVLNDLTSRRNLENQISQASEREQRRIGHDLHDGVCQHLAGVAFAVGTFKTELERMNLPRQAGKASEIGELIREGIQQTKDLARGLYPMGIEEGLDVALGLLASTTTERMDVQCHYQQTGDRFTLGTAAAGHLYRIAQEAVSNAVRHAKTDNIHILLAREADQLIVEVSDDGIGLDSSCKTEPGIGLQIMRYRANLAGAKLEIISQDDKGTRISCKIPLVS; translated from the coding sequence GTGAATCACTCTGAAATCAAACCCCTGCATTCGCTCGTCCCGCCTTCGTCTGCCGGGGTCATCTGGGTGTTGTGCTGCGGTCTTGTCGACTGGCTGACCGGTTCCGAACTCGCCTTGTCGGCATTCTATCTCCCGGGAATCATTCTGACAGCATGGTATGGAGGAAGAAAAGCATCCCTGTCGCTTGCCTTCCTGGCCGCCGGCATTTGGTTGGCGGCGGAACTGTTGGGGCCCAAGCACTACTCCCGTCCTTTCATCGTCTATTGGAATTCAGCGATCCGGCTCTCCATCTTTTGCCTGACGGCCCTGTTGACATCGGAGGTCAGGATCCGCCGCCTGACCGAGGCGGCTCTGCAAAACCAGAAAGAAATCCTCACCTCGATTCTGGACAGCATGCGTGACGGCGTGGTGGTCGCGGACAGGGAAGGACGGATCATCGTCTTCAATCCGGCCGCAGGGAGGCTTTTCGGTGAGATCAGTCCGGGGATTTCCGCGGAGGATTGGGTGGACGGGATCGAAAAGGGACTGCTTGATCCCGCTGCCGGCAGTCCACATGACCGGCAGCTGCTCCGTAAAAGCATTTCCGGCCAGCACTCCGGGTATGGAGAGATTCCCCTGAGCCGCACCAACAACGCCGGCAACGGGATCCGGCTCGGGCTGACCGCCCTTCCCCTCTTGGGCAAAAATGCCGACCGGACCGGTACGGTGCTCGTCCTCAACGATCTCACATCACGACGAAACCTCGAGAACCAGATCTCACAAGCCAGCGAGCGTGAGCAACGCAGGATCGGCCATGATCTCCACGATGGAGTCTGCCAGCATCTGGCGGGTGTGGCTTTCGCAGTCGGAACATTCAAAACCGAACTGGAGCGGATGAACCTCCCCCGGCAGGCGGGGAAGGCATCGGAAATCGGGGAACTCATCCGCGAAGGCATCCAGCAAACCAAGGATCTCGCACGCGGACTCTATCCGATGGGGATCGAAGAGGGGCTGGATGTCGCATTGGGGCTGCTGGCATCCACCACCACCGAACGGATGGATGTGCAATGCCACTATCAACAAACGGGAGACCGCTTCACACTCGGCACAGCAGCCGCCGGACATCTCTACCGGATCGCACAGGAGGCCGTCAGCAATGCGGTCCGTCACGCGAAAACCGATAATATCCACATCCTGCTTGCCCGGGAGGCGGACCAGCTTATAGTGGAGGTGTCTGATGACGGGATCGGTCTTGACTCATCTTGCAAAACGGAGCCCGGAATCGGTCTCCAAATCATGCGTTATCGGGCGAATCTGGCTGGGGCGAAACTGGAAATCATCTCGCAGGATGACAAGGGAACCCGGATCAGCTGCAAAATCCCACTCGTATCGTAA
- a CDS encoding MBOAT family O-acyltransferase: MNFASYDFWKLVFLCFIASRLLIGLARLVRPDREILVAKLSLAFTGLILLGEESALTLIVFLWVVGLSWIGVLLASRRGFSPDGWFSKLTFVILLLGQLAPLFYYKYWDFVMNEWLGLNLKQPSVLIPMGLSFYTFQKIGFWIDTIRNPGSRPKFLDYLNFCSFFPQIVAGPIEKRGSLLPQLENTRFRIHRENLDTALQWIVLGLAYKLIVADNIGSLARHFILDPANAWHVWFESLAFGIRIYFDFAGYSFIALGLGLLFGVRLTLNFRCPYWSTDLREFWRNWHITLGTWLRDYVYLPLGGRRSRYWIANILIVFLISGIWHGAGWGFIIWGLLHGIGVAFCGLGKPLTIWAPLRWAVTFGYTTIAWLFFLERDPHVLLDKAQAVLSPASYSLANFKNVASVFAGPSDIATTALIFLFASLFLGLELLGVRQETAAYHHARRPVACMILVFLTILLAPMEESSFIYFNF; encoded by the coding sequence ATGAACTTCGCTTCATACGATTTTTGGAAACTCGTCTTCCTCTGCTTCATCGCCTCCCGATTGTTGATAGGCTTGGCGAGACTCGTCCGCCCGGATCGCGAAATCCTGGTGGCCAAACTATCCCTGGCCTTTACCGGACTGATTTTGCTGGGAGAGGAAAGCGCCCTGACCTTGATCGTTTTCCTATGGGTTGTCGGCCTGAGTTGGATCGGCGTGCTGCTCGCCTCACGGCGCGGTTTTTCACCTGATGGCTGGTTTTCGAAACTGACATTTGTGATCTTGCTGTTGGGACAACTCGCCCCGCTCTTTTATTATAAATATTGGGATTTCGTGATGAACGAATGGCTCGGGCTCAACCTGAAACAGCCTTCGGTTCTCATCCCGATGGGACTTTCTTTCTATACCTTCCAGAAAATCGGGTTCTGGATCGACACCATCCGGAATCCGGGATCCAGGCCCAAATTCCTGGATTATCTCAATTTCTGTTCGTTTTTCCCCCAGATTGTCGCCGGGCCGATCGAGAAGCGCGGATCCTTGCTTCCACAGCTTGAAAACACCCGGTTCCGAATCCACCGGGAAAATCTGGATACGGCACTTCAATGGATCGTTCTCGGCCTGGCATACAAACTCATCGTCGCGGACAACATCGGAAGTCTTGCGAGACACTTCATCCTGGATCCTGCGAACGCATGGCACGTCTGGTTCGAATCCCTCGCCTTCGGCATACGGATCTATTTCGATTTCGCAGGCTACAGCTTCATTGCCCTGGGCCTAGGTCTTCTTTTCGGTGTCCGGCTCACCCTGAATTTCAGATGCCCGTATTGGTCCACGGATCTCCGCGAGTTCTGGCGGAATTGGCACATCACACTGGGGACGTGGCTGCGGGACTATGTTTACCTTCCTCTGGGGGGACGGAGATCCCGTTACTGGATAGCCAACATCCTGATCGTGTTTCTCATATCCGGGATCTGGCATGGCGCCGGCTGGGGATTCATCATATGGGGGCTTCTTCATGGAATCGGCGTTGCCTTTTGCGGCCTGGGCAAACCATTGACCATCTGGGCTCCCCTGCGGTGGGCGGTCACGTTCGGGTATACGACCATTGCCTGGCTGTTTTTCTTGGAACGCGACCCGCACGTGCTTCTTGACAAGGCCCAGGCGGTCCTCAGCCCCGCCTCATATTCTCTGGCAAATTTCAAAAATGTCGCCAGTGTCTTCGCCGGACCTTCTGACATCGCCACAACCGCTTTGATCTTTTTGTTCGCCTCGCTGTTCCTGGGCCTTGAGCTGTTGGGCGTCCGTCAGGAAACAGCCGCATATCATCACGCCCGCCGTCCTGTTGCTTGCATGATCCTGGTCTTCCTGACAATCCTGCTGGCCCCCATGGAAGAATCATCCTTCATCTATTTCAATTTCTAG
- a CDS encoding exo-alpha-sialidase: protein MKNPKDYQKPSPSPRTLRSKSRALFERICGLAALGMLAPQAFGVSPAEMSCSLSPTGKVLKASWPGVPDRTYFLQYSTDLVHWEYSPQVQKGTGEILKDGFDAAANRNLFIRQIYTDESTANPETADFDQDGIANIVELQRGTDPFNAESGTADPSGQARETTRSKLILSNQNRQRLVNGQVLDNASTGSTSVVLSGNATGEVTAEGIVWGGGVAGNYRGLLNPPVAASGGQSSIMSFMTTGQGDVNSIMGFTSTGSLNGLMGTGGMSLTLQRTANNYYNRILSNSGSGSQWVEMTQIIATNTRYRAMIRKEPDGFSSWIQGGLFSDMGAKVDSAVWFPISRWKGVNPTASIRAGIYNSFPGHTLNSEFSSVENPTIDSTSALLDYERNKLGLHIPSLSQLPDGRVLAAWQIASSHETADGVIRMAIRNSRGVWGPSVTVITTKPGEANVGPVLNQVGDQIWLTYLSITNDLYKVKKQLVSITQNGFTLSDNPQVLFENGLLLNHMLTLPSGRIVACWHTSSSIWKNMISYSDDGGTSWKPANIPQFANRAGEGFAIIEADGTLASYWRTDRTAIYRSTSNDDGRTWTALKPTAIPCANMPSQGLLGSRVCGYKRPSDGKVVIVGNNSTTQREKLTAWLVNNGEIEGIQSLLPWDLPDGSAEGIQYPDVVVGPDDSMTVIASRWLGGGNGSAELHSAINTFKVKADFK from the coding sequence ATGAAAAATCCCAAAGACTATCAAAAACCCTCTCCCTCTCCCCGGACTCTCCGCTCGAAATCGCGGGCATTGTTCGAGCGGATCTGTGGCTTGGCGGCACTGGGCATGCTCGCCCCCCAGGCCTTCGGAGTCTCTCCCGCGGAAATGAGCTGTTCCCTGAGCCCTACCGGCAAGGTCTTGAAAGCCTCCTGGCCGGGAGTGCCTGACAGGACCTATTTCCTGCAATACTCCACCGATCTCGTCCATTGGGAATACTCTCCGCAGGTCCAAAAGGGAACAGGCGAAATTCTCAAGGACGGGTTCGACGCAGCCGCCAACAGGAACCTCTTCATCCGGCAGATCTATACCGACGAAAGCACGGCCAATCCCGAGACTGCGGACTTCGATCAAGACGGAATCGCCAATATCGTCGAACTCCAACGGGGGACCGACCCTTTCAATGCGGAATCCGGCACGGCCGATCCATCCGGCCAAGCCAGGGAAACGACACGCTCGAAACTCATCCTGTCGAACCAAAACCGTCAACGACTGGTCAATGGCCAGGTGTTGGACAATGCCTCCACCGGTTCCACCAGCGTGGTTCTCAGCGGCAACGCCACGGGGGAGGTCACCGCGGAAGGCATCGTTTGGGGAGGAGGAGTTGCAGGCAACTACAGGGGATTGCTCAACCCGCCTGTCGCCGCAAGCGGAGGGCAGTCCTCGATCATGTCCTTCATGACCACGGGGCAGGGAGATGTGAACAGCATCATGGGTTTCACCTCCACCGGAAGCCTGAATGGCTTGATGGGAACAGGCGGTATGTCGCTGACGCTCCAAAGAACCGCCAACAACTATTACAACCGGATCCTTTCCAATTCCGGTTCTGGCTCACAATGGGTGGAGATGACCCAGATCATCGCCACGAACACCCGCTACAGGGCGATGATCCGCAAGGAACCGGATGGCTTCAGCTCATGGATCCAAGGCGGCCTGTTCTCCGACATGGGTGCGAAGGTCGACTCCGCGGTTTGGTTTCCCATCTCCCGCTGGAAGGGGGTCAATCCCACGGCCTCGATAAGGGCCGGCATTTACAACTCATTCCCGGGCCACACTCTCAATTCCGAATTTTCCAGCGTTGAGAATCCCACCATCGACTCCACCTCCGCCCTCCTGGACTACGAACGCAACAAGCTCGGGCTGCATATCCCCAGCCTGTCGCAGCTTCCTGACGGGCGGGTGCTTGCGGCCTGGCAAATCGCCTCGAGCCATGAAACCGCCGATGGCGTGATCCGGATGGCTATCAGAAACAGCCGTGGCGTATGGGGACCAAGCGTGACGGTCATCACCACAAAACCCGGCGAAGCCAATGTCGGACCTGTGCTGAACCAGGTGGGTGATCAAATCTGGCTCACCTATCTCTCGATCACCAACGACCTTTACAAGGTCAAAAAACAGCTGGTTTCGATCACACAAAACGGCTTCACACTGTCGGACAATCCTCAGGTATTGTTTGAAAACGGTTTGCTTTTGAACCACATGCTCACCCTTCCCAGCGGAAGAATCGTGGCATGCTGGCACACATCATCCTCCATCTGGAAGAACATGATCAGTTACAGTGATGACGGGGGAACCAGTTGGAAGCCCGCGAACATTCCCCAGTTTGCCAATCGCGCCGGCGAAGGCTTCGCCATCATCGAGGCAGACGGGACATTGGCAAGCTACTGGAGAACGGACCGGACAGCCATCTACCGGTCGACTTCAAACGACGATGGGCGGACCTGGACAGCTCTGAAACCGACCGCCATTCCTTGCGCCAATATGCCGAGCCAGGGGCTTTTAGGATCGCGGGTGTGCGGATACAAGCGACCATCTGACGGAAAAGTGGTTATTGTCGGAAACAATTCCACCACACAAAGGGAAAAACTCACCGCCTGGCTGGTCAACAACGGGGAAATCGAAGGAATTCAATCCCTGCTCCCCTGGGACCTTCCTGATGGCTCCGCCGAGGGAATCCAATATCCGGACGTGGTGGTCGGACCCGATGACAGCATGACGGTCATCGCCTCACGTTGGCTTGGCGGGGGAAATGGATCCGCGGAACTCCACAGCGCGATCAACACCTTCAAGGTGAAGGCGGACTTCAAATGA
- a CDS encoding class I SAM-dependent methyltransferase: MNTSHSEAPHVFERLDVATCGDPFQVHLHEQRYSKALSEVKPSDDLLEIGTGLGVFSSRVAPAVSTYRGIEYDATACTAAKSRVPDPESITQGDAHSLQFPDSSFDAVICLEVLEHLPDYRKALDEAARVLRPEGRLIASIPYVKTGAPSKTNSHHLYEPGEEEFKRELAERFGDLRIYYHRYTETSCETLARNLRLRRFLGLHHQYARMSGGHPEEMRKVLLDSERSGLLLGLFAVACRPRRQ; this comes from the coding sequence ATGAACACATCCCATTCAGAAGCTCCGCATGTCTTCGAAAGACTTGATGTCGCGACCTGCGGAGACCCGTTCCAGGTCCATCTCCACGAACAACGGTATTCCAAAGCGCTTTCCGAGGTGAAACCCTCGGACGACCTGCTGGAAATCGGAACCGGACTCGGAGTCTTCAGCAGCCGCGTCGCTCCCGCCGTTTCAACCTATCGGGGTATCGAATACGACGCCACCGCCTGCACCGCGGCGAAATCCAGAGTGCCGGATCCCGAATCCATCACCCAAGGTGACGCCCACTCACTTCAGTTTCCAGATTCATCCTTTGATGCGGTGATCTGTCTTGAGGTGCTGGAACATCTGCCGGACTACCGCAAGGCTCTTGATGAAGCCGCCCGTGTGCTTCGCCCGGAGGGACGCTTGATCGCCTCCATTCCCTATGTGAAAACAGGAGCGCCGAGCAAAACGAACTCCCACCATCTCTACGAACCCGGAGAGGAAGAATTCAAAAGAGAACTCGCGGAACGTTTCGGGGATCTCAGGATTTACTATCATCGCTACACGGAAACCTCCTGCGAAACTCTTGCACGGAACCTCAGATTGCGAAGATTTCTGGGACTCCATCACCAATATGCCAGAATGAGCGGAGGCCACCCAGAAGAGATGAGGAAGGTTTTGCTGGATTCGGAACGATCAGGCCTCCTTCTCGGTCTTTTTGCGGTGGCTTGCCGCCCGCGCCGCCAATAA
- a CDS encoding N-acetylneuraminate synthase family protein — MTTPFLIAEIGCNHKGDMAIAKELITVAAMFCKVDAVKFQKRNPKELLSPQQYNAPHPNPHNSYGDTYGAHREALELSLDQNRQLKEWCEELGLVYSTSVWDMTSAREIVSIDPAFIKIPSATNLNTPILDYLCGEYGGEIHLSVGMTTHAEEEAIVSRFEKHGRNKDLVLYSCTSGYPVEFADICLLEISRLRETFASKVKKIGFSGHHLGIAADIAALALGAEIFERHFTLDRTWKGTDHAASLEPDGMRRLARDLRNVSKSLTRKVSEILPVEQVQRAKLKC; from the coding sequence ATGACCACTCCATTCCTCATCGCCGAGATCGGCTGCAACCACAAGGGCGACATGGCCATCGCCAAGGAACTCATCACCGTCGCGGCGATGTTTTGCAAGGTGGATGCCGTGAAGTTCCAGAAACGCAATCCCAAGGAACTTCTCAGTCCGCAGCAATACAATGCCCCGCATCCCAACCCACACAACTCGTATGGCGATACCTATGGCGCCCACCGCGAAGCCCTGGAACTCAGCCTCGACCAGAACCGCCAGCTCAAGGAATGGTGCGAGGAACTGGGGCTCGTCTACAGCACGTCCGTTTGGGACATGACCTCCGCCCGCGAGATCGTCTCCATCGATCCCGCCTTCATCAAGATCCCCTCCGCGACCAATCTCAACACTCCTATTCTCGATTACCTCTGCGGCGAATATGGCGGGGAAATCCATTTGTCCGTGGGCATGACAACCCATGCGGAAGAAGAGGCCATCGTGAGCCGTTTCGAAAAACACGGACGCAACAAGGACCTGGTGCTCTATAGCTGTACGTCGGGATATCCGGTCGAATTCGCGGACATCTGCCTGCTGGAAATCAGCCGCCTGCGTGAAACCTTCGCCAGCAAGGTCAAAAAAATCGGCTTCAGCGGACATCACCTCGGCATCGCCGCGGACATCGCCGCCCTCGCTTTGGGAGCTGAGATCTTCGAGCGCCACTTCACCCTTGATCGGACGTGGAAGGGCACCGACCACGCCGCAAGCCTCGAACCTGACGGCATGCGGCGTCTGGCGCGGGATCTGCGCAACGTGAGCAAATCCCTGACCAGAAAAGTCAGCGAGATTCTCCCGGTCGAGCAGGTCCAGCGTGCGAAACTGAAATGCTGA
- a CDS encoding O-antigen ligase family protein: MDSQKIKTILLLTIAAIGALYLGIAAATAQFETVLWIVGVIGLSVCVALGRRIWLIIPFASSLGLVVPLPGNFTTEMMAQIVTLGFCSLLFLMRKLPMRPRITILEVWCAAFTLCVVQTYMRNPVGLNLLGGDSVGGKPYVFFAITAAAAYLLSVILVAPNDLRWCVRLSVISGVMNFGLGLISKLVPAIGYYFGATFSSDVENGESVAPGEATRVSFVRQISLTLANWISSRISPLKASFHPLWMPLVLASLAAAAFSGYRSQLIHACLYFLVGIFYRGGMRAIFASFFLGAAGLFMLALVNSIAPLPANVQRALTFLPGTWDQRFQRDAEGSTDWRVEMWKEALFTEKWIKNKWLGDGLGFTKKEFEAMKKFEDDRGGVAISGLSNVQESMMINGGYHSGPVQTIRTVGYVGLAVLVSGFILVAVHAHRQIQRTRGTEWFPVALFICSPFIVSPIFWLAIIGTFEGGARVLLMGTAMVGMLHKNLPLPAYKPARSYSPLPRPHPHAGSPSVPS; encoded by the coding sequence ATGGATTCCCAAAAAATCAAAACCATCCTCTTGCTCACGATCGCCGCGATCGGGGCTCTTTACCTCGGCATCGCCGCGGCAACCGCACAGTTCGAAACGGTTCTGTGGATTGTCGGGGTGATCGGGCTGTCTGTCTGTGTCGCACTGGGCCGCCGCATATGGCTCATCATTCCGTTTGCTTCATCCCTCGGCCTCGTCGTTCCCCTGCCTGGCAACTTCACCACCGAAATGATGGCCCAGATTGTCACTCTGGGCTTTTGTTCGCTGTTGTTCCTCATGCGCAAGCTGCCCATGCGGCCTCGCATCACGATTTTGGAAGTCTGGTGTGCCGCCTTCACCTTGTGTGTGGTGCAGACCTACATGAGAAACCCGGTGGGCCTGAACCTGCTTGGTGGCGACTCTGTGGGAGGAAAACCATATGTCTTTTTCGCAATCACCGCCGCAGCCGCGTATCTTCTGTCTGTCATTTTGGTCGCACCAAACGATCTGCGATGGTGTGTGAGACTTTCAGTGATCAGCGGAGTCATGAATTTCGGATTGGGTCTCATCTCGAAGCTAGTCCCCGCCATCGGCTATTATTTCGGAGCCACCTTCTCAAGCGACGTCGAAAATGGAGAAAGTGTCGCACCAGGAGAAGCGACCCGTGTCAGCTTTGTCCGTCAGATCTCATTGACCCTCGCCAACTGGATATCAAGCCGGATCTCCCCGCTCAAGGCCTCCTTCCATCCGTTATGGATGCCATTGGTTCTCGCGTCCCTGGCAGCCGCCGCCTTCAGCGGATACCGGTCCCAATTGATCCACGCCTGCCTTTATTTCCTGGTGGGAATCTTCTACCGCGGAGGGATGAGGGCGATTTTCGCTTCCTTCTTCTTGGGAGCGGCGGGCTTGTTCATGCTGGCTCTTGTCAATTCCATCGCCCCTCTGCCCGCCAACGTCCAACGCGCCCTGACCTTCCTTCCCGGGACTTGGGACCAGCGCTTCCAACGTGATGCGGAAGGCTCGACCGACTGGCGGGTCGAGATGTGGAAAGAAGCTCTTTTCACCGAAAAATGGATCAAGAACAAGTGGCTGGGCGATGGACTCGGCTTTACGAAAAAGGAGTTCGAAGCCATGAAAAAGTTCGAGGATGACCGCGGTGGCGTTGCCATCAGCGGACTTTCCAACGTTCAGGAATCCATGATGATCAACGGAGGATACCATAGCGGCCCCGTCCAGACCATCCGCACCGTGGGCTACGTGGGCTTGGCTGTGCTTGTTTCCGGTTTCATCCTCGTGGCGGTTCACGCGCACCGCCAGATCCAACGCACCCGCGGCACGGAATGGTTCCCTGTCGCCTTGTTCATCTGCTCGCCCTTCATTGTCAGCCCCATCTTTTGGCTGGCCATTATCGGAACCTTTGAAGGAGGCGCAAGGGTGCTGCTGATGGGAACCGCCATGGTCGGGATGCTGCACAAAAACCTTCCCTTGCCCGCATACAAGCCGGCCCGGAGTTACTCCCCGCTTCCCAGGCCACATCCGCATGCCGGATCCCCCAGCGTTCCATCATGA
- a CDS encoding response regulator transcription factor, protein MDQSVKRVFLVDDHPMVRELLALMIDQQPDLQVCGEASDASQAIEGIGNTQPDIAVVDLSLKSSSGLELIKDIKARKWGTPVLVLSMHDEGLYAERVLRAGGFGYINKQENSNEILHAIRKVIDRQIYVSEKLAGIMLKRIAKGNGSEISPVESLADRELEIFQMIGRGNSTRSISETLGLSIKTVESYRARIKEKLQLEDGVQLMQQAVLWVRSYDDR, encoded by the coding sequence ATGGATCAATCGGTCAAACGTGTCTTCCTGGTGGACGATCATCCCATGGTCAGGGAGCTTCTCGCCCTGATGATCGACCAGCAGCCGGACCTTCAGGTCTGTGGCGAGGCCAGCGACGCCTCACAGGCCATCGAAGGCATCGGAAACACCCAGCCCGATATCGCAGTTGTCGATCTGAGTTTGAAATCATCAAGCGGTCTGGAACTGATCAAGGATATCAAGGCCCGCAAGTGGGGCACCCCGGTGCTGGTTCTTTCCATGCATGATGAGGGACTGTATGCGGAACGTGTCCTGCGGGCGGGCGGATTCGGCTACATCAACAAACAGGAAAACAGCAACGAGATACTCCATGCCATTCGAAAGGTCATCGACCGGCAGATCTACGTCAGCGAGAAACTGGCCGGAATAATGCTGAAGCGCATTGCCAAAGGCAATGGCAGCGAGATTTCCCCCGTCGAAAGCCTCGCGGACCGGGAGCTGGAAATCTTCCAGATGATCGGCCGCGGCAACAGCACACGGAGCATTTCGGAGACCTTGGGACTGAGCATCAAAACCGTGGAAAGCTACCGGGCCAGGATCAAGGAAAAGCTCCAGCTGGAGGATGGTGTCCAGCTCATGCAACAGGCGGTGCTGTGGGTCAGGTCTTACGACGACAGGTGA